The following coding sequences lie in one Bacteroides helcogenes P 36-108 genomic window:
- a CDS encoding FtsK/SpoIIIE family DNA translocase, which produces MAKKNTIKDRELSPSFFGKVAAIFKNETIHFVIGLVLVIFSVYLLLAFSSFFFTGAADQSIIDSGNAQELASTNNGVKNYAGSRGAQLASYLINDCFGVSSFFILVFLAVSGLKLMKVRVVRLWKWFIGCSLLLVWFSVFFGFVFVDQYKDSFLYLGGMHGYNAGNWLVSQVGVPGVWMILLITAVCFLIYLSARTVVWLRDLFTLKFLKRKEKAEKEKGETPEEFTDSWTAAGKASVQQKVEQDKNMLAESSDEDNLVHEITLDLGGTDKEKKVRQEDEVTMTIETPVPDPLPSFRTQPEAKEPDFEVETNVDEEYQGVEKEPYNPRLDLENYHYPTVDLMKHYDDNGPTIDMEEQNANKDKIINTLRSFGIEISTIKATVGPTVTLYEITPEQGVRISKIRGLEDDIALSLSALGIRIIAPIPGKGTIGIEVPNSNPKIVSGQSIIGSKKFQESTYDLPVALGKTITNEVFMVDLCKMPHVLVAGATGQGKSVGLNAIITSLLYKKHPAELKFVLVDPKKVEFSIYSVIEHHFLAKLPDGGEPIITDVTKVVQTLNSICVEMDTRYDLLKAAHVRNIKEYNEKFVNRRLNPEKGHKFMPYIVVVIDEFGDLIMTAGKDVELPIARIAQLARAVGIHMIIATQRPTTNIITGTIKANFPARIAFRVSAMVDSRTILDRPGANQLIGRGDMLFLQGADPVRVQCAFIDTPEVAEITKYIARQPGYPTAFYLPEYVDENAGGDLGDVDMGRLDPLFEDAARLVVIHQQGSTSLIQRKFAIGYNRAGRIMDQLEKAGIVGPAQGSKPREVFCVDENDLEMRLNNLN; this is translated from the coding sequence ATGGCAAAGAAGAATACCATCAAAGATAGAGAACTGTCGCCTTCATTTTTCGGAAAAGTGGCAGCTATATTCAAAAATGAAACCATCCATTTTGTGATCGGCTTGGTACTTGTTATCTTTTCTGTTTATCTGTTACTCGCCTTTTCATCATTCTTCTTTACGGGAGCAGCAGATCAGAGCATTATTGACAGTGGCAACGCTCAAGAGCTGGCTTCTACCAATAATGGAGTGAAGAATTATGCCGGTTCCCGTGGTGCGCAGTTGGCAAGCTATCTGATAAACGATTGTTTTGGGGTGTCTTCTTTCTTTATACTCGTATTCCTCGCTGTATCGGGATTGAAGTTGATGAAAGTACGTGTGGTACGTTTATGGAAGTGGTTTATAGGTTGCTCGCTTTTGCTCGTCTGGTTCTCTGTGTTTTTCGGCTTTGTGTTTGTTGATCAATATAAAGACTCTTTCCTCTATTTGGGAGGTATGCATGGATATAATGCCGGTAATTGGCTGGTGTCACAGGTCGGTGTACCCGGAGTATGGATGATTTTATTGATTACTGCCGTCTGTTTTCTTATTTACCTGAGTGCGCGTACCGTGGTGTGGCTGAGAGATTTATTTACTCTTAAATTCTTGAAACGTAAGGAAAAGGCCGAAAAGGAGAAAGGAGAGACTCCCGAAGAATTTACTGATTCATGGACTGCTGCGGGTAAGGCCTCTGTACAGCAGAAGGTGGAACAAGACAAGAATATGCTTGCCGAATCCAGCGATGAAGACAATCTCGTACATGAAATAACTCTTGACCTGGGCGGTACAGACAAAGAAAAAAAAGTCAGGCAAGAGGATGAGGTTACAATGACTATTGAAACTCCTGTGCCGGATCCTCTGCCTTCTTTCCGGACACAGCCAGAAGCGAAAGAACCGGACTTTGAAGTTGAAACAAACGTAGATGAAGAATATCAGGGTGTTGAAAAGGAGCCTTATAATCCACGTCTTGATCTGGAGAATTATCATTATCCTACGGTAGATTTGATGAAGCATTACGATGACAATGGCCCGACTATTGATATGGAGGAGCAGAATGCAAACAAGGATAAGATTATTAATACCCTGCGCAGTTTTGGTATCGAAATCAGTACGATCAAAGCCACTGTGGGACCTACGGTGACGCTATACGAAATAACTCCTGAACAGGGAGTGCGTATTTCCAAAATTCGAGGATTGGAGGATGATATTGCTTTGAGTCTTTCTGCTTTGGGCATTCGTATTATTGCCCCTATTCCCGGCAAGGGAACTATCGGTATCGAAGTGCCGAATTCCAATCCTAAGATAGTGTCCGGTCAGAGTATTATTGGTAGTAAGAAATTTCAGGAATCTACTTATGATTTACCTGTCGCTTTGGGAAAGACCATTACTAATGAGGTGTTTATGGTAGATTTGTGCAAGATGCCGCATGTGCTTGTTGCCGGTGCTACTGGTCAAGGTAAGTCTGTGGGGCTGAATGCGATTATTACCTCCTTATTATATAAGAAGCATCCAGCGGAATTGAAATTCGTATTGGTGGATCCGAAGAAGGTGGAGTTTAGTATTTATTCCGTGATAGAACATCATTTTCTTGCCAAATTGCCTGATGGGGGAGAGCCGATCATTACGGACGTTACCAAAGTAGTGCAAACCCTGAATTCTATTTGTGTGGAAATGGATACGCGTTATGATTTGCTGAAAGCTGCCCATGTACGTAACATCAAGGAATATAATGAGAAGTTTGTGAATCGTCGTTTGAATCCGGAGAAGGGGCATAAGTTTATGCCGTATATCGTGGTGGTTATTGATGAGTTTGGTGATTTGATAATGACTGCCGGTAAAGATGTTGAGTTGCCTATTGCCCGTATTGCCCAGTTGGCACGTGCTGTGGGTATTCATATGATTATCGCTACGCAACGGCCTACTACCAATATTATTACAGGTACGATAAAGGCAAACTTCCCTGCCCGCATTGCTTTCCGTGTATCGGCGATGGTAGATTCTCGGACTATTCTCGATCGTCCGGGAGCTAATCAACTGATTGGTCGTGGTGATATGTTATTCTTGCAGGGAGCTGATCCGGTTCGCGTGCAGTGCGCTTTTATCGATACGCCGGAAGTTGCGGAAATAACCAAATATATTGCCCGGCAGCCGGGATATCCTACAGCCTTCTATCTGCCTGAATATGTAGATGAAAACGCGGGAGGTGACTTGGGAGATGTGGATATGGGACGTCTGGATCCTTTATTTGAGGATGCCGCCCGTTTGGTAGTTATCCATCAGCAAGGTTCCACATCACTTATACAACGTAAATTTGCAATAGGTTATAATCGTGCGGGACGCATCATGGATCAGTTGGAGAAAGCCGGAATTGTGGGGCCGGCACAGGGAAGCAAGCCGCGTGAGGTATTCTGTGTGGACGAAAATGATTTGGAAATGCGTCTGAACAATTTGAATTAA
- a CDS encoding LolA-like putative outer membrane lipoprotein chaperone: MLKFDRILLCVLLLSLSLPVLAQKPEAKDILERTTRKFREAGGIKAVFTVRTSGGATTGTIRLKGDKFLLETDGVTTWFDGHTQWSYLSSGKEVNISEPTPEELQNINPYAFLSLDEQGYKLKLGKIDNVQDNSLYKMVFTATGRKQDLQCIILYVTKDSLYPVRVSMARRGGEAIVIIINSYQTGLAYPDGLFVFDKKDYPAAEIIDLR, from the coding sequence ATGTTGAAATTTGATAGAATTTTATTGTGTGTCTTGTTGCTGTCCTTGTCTTTGCCGGTATTGGCGCAGAAACCGGAAGCCAAAGATATATTGGAACGTACCACACGTAAGTTCCGTGAAGCGGGAGGAATAAAGGCCGTTTTTACGGTTCGTACTTCCGGGGGGGCTACTACCGGTACTATTCGCCTGAAGGGAGATAAATTTCTTTTGGAAACTGACGGAGTGACTACTTGGTTTGACGGACATACGCAGTGGAGCTATCTTTCTTCCGGCAAAGAGGTAAATATATCTGAACCTACTCCCGAAGAATTGCAAAATATCAATCCTTATGCCTTTTTATCTCTTGATGAGCAGGGATATAAACTGAAATTAGGGAAAATAGATAATGTTCAGGATAATTCTCTCTATAAGATGGTGTTTACTGCCACAGGACGAAAACAGGATTTGCAATGCATTATTCTATATGTAACAAAAGATTCACTTTATCCTGTGCGTGTCAGTATGGCGAGACGGGGAGGTGAAGCCATAGTTATAATCATCAATTCTTATCAGACGGGATTGGCTTATCCGGATGGCCTTTTTGTGTTTGATAAGAAGGATTACCCGGCAGCGGAAATTATTGATTTGAGATAA
- the trxB gene encoding thioredoxin-disulfide reductase, with the protein MEIEKVKCLIIGSGPAGYTAAIYAGRANLSPVLYAGLQPGGQLTTTTDVENFPGYPVGIGGSELMEDLRKQAERFGADLRYGVATAADLGQMPYKITIDDEKVIETETLIIATGAAAKYLGLDDEKKYAGMGVSACATCDGFFYRKKTVAVVGGGDTACEEAVYLAGLASKVYLIVRKPFLRASKIMQERVMNHDKIEVLFEHNAVGLYGDDGVEGVHLVKRAGEADEEYYDLAIDGFFLAIGHKPNSDIFKPYIDTDEVGYIITEPDTPRTKLPGVFAAGDVADPHYRQAITAAGSGCKAAIEAERYLSAKGEI; encoded by the coding sequence ATGGAAATAGAAAAAGTAAAATGTTTGATTATAGGTTCCGGTCCTGCAGGTTATACAGCCGCTATTTATGCTGGTCGTGCCAATCTTTCACCGGTGCTTTATGCAGGATTGCAGCCTGGTGGTCAGTTGACTACCACTACTGATGTAGAAAACTTTCCCGGATATCCGGTCGGTATCGGGGGATCGGAATTGATGGAGGATTTACGCAAGCAAGCGGAACGTTTCGGCGCAGATTTGCGCTATGGTGTTGCCACGGCTGCCGACCTTGGCCAGATGCCTTATAAGATAACGATTGATGATGAAAAGGTGATTGAAACAGAAACACTTATCATTGCTACAGGCGCTGCTGCAAAATATCTGGGACTCGATGATGAAAAAAAATATGCGGGCATGGGAGTTAGTGCCTGTGCCACTTGTGACGGCTTTTTCTATCGCAAGAAAACAGTAGCTGTTGTTGGTGGCGGAGATACTGCTTGTGAAGAGGCGGTCTATCTTGCAGGGCTGGCGTCAAAAGTTTATCTGATAGTTCGTAAGCCTTTCCTGCGTGCTTCTAAAATTATGCAGGAACGTGTGATGAACCATGATAAGATTGAAGTCTTGTTTGAGCACAATGCCGTAGGTCTGTATGGGGATGATGGAGTGGAAGGGGTGCATTTGGTGAAACGTGCGGGTGAAGCGGATGAGGAATATTATGATTTGGCTATTGACGGTTTCTTTTTGGCTATCGGGCACAAACCTAATTCGGACATCTTTAAGCCTTATATAGATACGGACGAGGTGGGATACATCATTACTGAACCGGACACTCCGCGTACTAAGCTTCCCGGTGTATTTGCTGCCGGAGACGTGGCTGACCCTCATTATCGTCAGGCAATTACTGCTGCGGGTAGCGGTTGCAAAGCTGCTATTGAAGCTGAAAGATATTTGTCCGCGAAAGGTGAAATTTAA
- a CDS encoding Crp/Fnr family transcriptional regulator — MVKINMSDINVPELIADIWAPLNEEQREFLANHFALQNYKKNEVIHCEGETPTHLMCLLNGKVKIYKDGVGGRSQIIRMIKPVEYFGYRPYFAKTDYVTAASAFEPSLVCQIPMTALMTLLTQNNDLAMFFIKQLSIDLGIADERTVNLTQKHIRGRLAESLIFLKESYGLEEDGSTLSIYLSREDLANLSNMTTSNAIRTLSQFATERLITIDGRKIKIIDEEKLKKISKIG, encoded by the coding sequence ATGGTAAAAATAAACATGTCTGATATCAATGTTCCGGAGTTGATTGCCGATATATGGGCCCCTTTAAACGAAGAACAAAGGGAGTTCCTTGCCAACCATTTCGCACTTCAGAACTATAAAAAAAACGAGGTTATCCATTGTGAAGGCGAAACGCCTACCCATTTGATGTGCCTGTTGAACGGAAAAGTCAAAATTTACAAAGACGGTGTAGGTGGAAGAAGCCAAATTATCCGCATGATTAAACCTGTGGAATATTTCGGCTACCGTCCATATTTTGCAAAAACAGATTATGTTACCGCAGCATCAGCATTCGAACCTTCCCTCGTCTGTCAAATACCTATGACCGCCCTCATGACATTGCTGACGCAAAACAATGACCTGGCCATGTTCTTCATTAAACAACTGTCCATTGATTTGGGTATCGCAGATGAACGTACCGTGAACCTAACTCAAAAGCACATTCGCGGGAGATTGGCCGAATCCCTAATTTTTCTCAAAGAAAGCTACGGACTGGAAGAAGACGGTTCTACCCTAAGCATTTATCTTTCCCGTGAAGATTTAGCCAATTTGTCGAACATGACAACGTCCAATGCTATCCGTACACTATCGCAATTCGCCACAGAACGGTTAATAACTATTGATGGACGTAAAATCAAAATCATTGATGAAGAAAAACTAAAGAAAATAAGCAAAATAGGATAA
- a CDS encoding glutamine synthetase III: MSKMRFFALQELANRRPLEVTTPSNKLSDYYGSHVFDRKKMQEYLPKEAYKAVTDAIEKGTPINREIADLIANGMKSWAKSLNVTHYTHWFQPLTDGTAEKHDGFIEFGEGMEIIERFSGKLLIQQEPDASSFPNGGIRNTFEARGYTAWDVSSPAFVVESTLCIPTIFISYTGEALDYKTPLLKALAAVDRAATDVCQLFDKNITRVYTNLGWEQEYFLVDSALYNARPDLCLTGRTLMGHSSAKDQQLEDHYFGSIPPRVTAFMKELEIECHKLGIPVKTRHNEVAPNQFELAPIFENANLANDHNQLVMDLMKRIARKHNFAVLLHEKPYSGVNGSGKHNNWSLCTDTGINLFAPGKNPKGNMLFLTFLVNVLMMVYKNQDLLRASIVSAGNSHRLGANEAPPAILSIFLGKQLSSILDEIARQVSNSKMTAEEKTTLKLGIGRIPEILLDTTDRNRTSPFAFTGNRFEFRAAGSSANCAAAMIAINASMANQLNEFKIAVDKLMEEGVGKDEAIFRILKETILNSEPIRFEGDGYSEQWKEEAARRGLTNICHVPEALMHYMDNQSRSVLIGEHIFNDTELACRLEVELEKYTMKVQIESRVLGDLAINHIVPTAVIYQNRLLDNLRGLRETFSPEEYDILSADRKELIREISRRVTAIKILVHDMTEARKVANHMDNYKDKAFAYEENVRPFLESIRDHIDHLEMEIDDEIWPLPKYRELLFTK; the protein is encoded by the coding sequence ATGTCAAAAATGCGATTTTTTGCTTTACAGGAGCTTGCCAATAGGCGACCTCTTGAAGTCACTACCCCTTCAAACAAATTGTCCGACTACTATGGCAGTCATGTTTTCGACCGTAAAAAGATGCAAGAATATCTGCCTAAGGAGGCCTACAAAGCCGTGACAGACGCCATCGAAAAAGGAACTCCCATTAATCGTGAAATTGCAGACTTGATAGCCAACGGCATGAAAAGCTGGGCTAAATCACTCAATGTAACCCACTACACTCACTGGTTTCAACCTTTAACAGACGGAACCGCCGAAAAGCATGACGGCTTCATCGAATTCGGTGAAGGTATGGAAATCATCGAACGCTTTTCCGGCAAATTACTTATCCAACAAGAACCGGACGCATCTTCGTTTCCTAACGGAGGTATAAGAAACACATTCGAAGCCAGAGGATATACGGCATGGGATGTTTCCTCTCCGGCTTTCGTAGTAGAGAGTACCCTCTGTATCCCCACTATCTTTATTTCTTATACAGGTGAGGCGCTCGATTATAAAACGCCACTACTCAAAGCCTTGGCCGCCGTGGATAGAGCCGCAACAGACGTATGCCAGTTATTTGATAAAAATATAACGCGTGTCTATACTAACTTAGGCTGGGAACAAGAATATTTTCTGGTTGACTCAGCTCTATATAATGCTCGCCCTGACCTTTGCCTTACAGGACGTACCTTAATGGGACACTCTTCCGCTAAGGATCAACAACTGGAAGACCATTATTTTGGTTCCATCCCTCCACGTGTGACAGCTTTCATGAAAGAATTGGAAATTGAATGCCATAAATTGGGTATTCCGGTCAAGACGCGCCATAATGAAGTAGCACCCAATCAATTTGAACTGGCTCCTATTTTTGAAAACGCAAACCTCGCCAATGATCACAACCAGTTGGTAATGGATTTAATGAAACGTATCGCCCGCAAACATAATTTTGCAGTATTGCTACACGAAAAACCTTATAGCGGAGTAAATGGTTCGGGTAAACACAATAATTGGTCGCTTTGCACCGACACAGGCATCAATCTTTTTGCCCCAGGCAAGAATCCGAAAGGGAATATGCTGTTCCTCACTTTCCTCGTAAATGTCCTAATGATGGTTTATAAAAACCAAGATTTACTTCGCGCATCTATTGTCAGCGCCGGAAACAGCCACCGTTTAGGCGCCAATGAAGCCCCGCCTGCCATCTTGTCCATATTCTTAGGCAAACAATTGTCTTCCATTCTCGACGAAATAGCGCGTCAGGTAAGCAACAGTAAAATGACTGCTGAAGAAAAGACTACACTGAAGTTAGGTATCGGACGAATTCCGGAAATTTTACTCGACACTACCGATCGCAACCGTACATCACCGTTTGCATTTACCGGCAATCGCTTTGAATTCCGCGCCGCCGGCTCATCCGCCAATTGCGCTGCCGCCATGATTGCCATTAATGCCTCCATGGCCAATCAGTTGAACGAATTCAAGATTGCCGTTGACAAACTGATGGAAGAAGGAGTGGGAAAGGATGAAGCCATTTTCCGCATACTCAAAGAAACAATCCTTAATTCCGAACCTATCCGTTTTGAAGGTGACGGCTACTCAGAACAATGGAAAGAAGAGGCTGCCCGCCGCGGACTGACCAACATATGCCATGTCCCTGAAGCCTTGATGCATTACATGGATAATCAGTCACGTTCCGTACTGATCGGCGAACACATCTTCAATGACACGGAACTTGCCTGCCGTCTGGAAGTAGAATTGGAGAAATACACAATGAAAGTACAAATTGAAAGCCGCGTATTGGGTGACCTTGCCATCAATCATATTGTGCCGACTGCCGTTATTTATCAAAATCGTCTATTGGACAATTTGCGCGGCTTACGTGAAACCTTTTCTCCTGAAGAATATGACATACTCAGCGCTGACCGCAAAGAACTCATCCGTGAAATTTCTCGACGGGTTACAGCCATAAAGATATTAGTACATGACATGACCGAAGCCCGCAAAGTAGCCAACCACATGGATAACTACAAGGACAAAGCATTCGCTTATGAAGAAAACGTCCGCCCATTCCTGGAAAGCATACGTGACCATATAGATCACCTTGAGATGGAAATAGACGATGAAATCTGGCCCTTGCCCAAATACAGGGAATTGCTATTCACTAAATGA
- a CDS encoding DUF5686 family protein, with protein MERLLFIWIWICYLLPVWQEVGAACVSYPKDIQVRSADSIMDKVIFYAPFYERIIDNYKAELYIKGRVNIRKKNHILRFIPSMFRIRKGVREYMMETYSDLHFTSPNIYDQKIKASVGTASEFWELDGRLPEYFHINIYSATLLYDKLLSPLAPNAKKYYTYRIDTVMGEKHDLRYKIRFMPKNKSFQLVGGYMVVSDNVWSIREMRFAGRNEILRFNNLVQMGNVGESDEFLPVHYDVDASFRFLGNLINGNYTAVLDYKSIHQRNLSQAREGREKKKYDLSDSYTLRSDTNALLRDTAYFNEIRPIPLSSHEDTLYQDFFLRRDTLLVKKKPKNKNLEFWGQVGDALISRYTVDLAKMGSVRCSPLVNPFLLSYSGGGFSYRQEFKYNRLFRGDRLLRVVPRIGYDFKEREFYWQVGVDFDYWPRKRAALHIDFGNGNRIYSSDVLDDLKAIPDSLFDFNQIHLDYFKDLYLNVRHSWEIVNGLTVEVGLSMHRRTEVERSKFVPNYPVMPPTKSTLTSDGGSLFFPNFDPNILNKFRHTYNSFAPRVTVSWTPGQYYYMKGNRKVNLHSKYPSISVDWERGISGVFHSSGSYERIEVDLQHQIPLGLMRDLYWRFGWGAFTNQKELYFVDFANLRRSNLPMGWNDDIGGVFQLLDGRWYNSSRKYLRGHLTYEAPFLLLRHLMKYTQYVLNERLYLNALAVPHLKPYIEVGYGIGTHVFDFGLFASFANWKYQEIGCKFTFELFNR; from the coding sequence TTGGAACGTCTCTTGTTTATATGGATTTGGATTTGTTACCTCTTGCCGGTATGGCAAGAGGTAGGTGCGGCATGTGTATCCTATCCTAAGGATATACAGGTGCGTTCGGCTGATTCGATAATGGACAAAGTTATTTTTTATGCTCCTTTTTATGAACGTATCATAGATAATTACAAAGCGGAATTATATATAAAAGGTAGGGTAAATATCCGGAAGAAAAATCATATACTTCGTTTCATTCCTTCTATGTTTCGTATCCGTAAAGGAGTGAGAGAATATATGATGGAGACTTATAGTGATCTGCATTTTACGTCTCCTAATATTTATGACCAGAAGATTAAGGCAAGTGTCGGTACTGCTTCCGAATTTTGGGAATTGGACGGACGGCTTCCTGAATATTTTCATATAAACATCTATTCGGCTACCTTATTATATGATAAGCTGCTTTCTCCATTGGCTCCCAATGCAAAGAAATATTATACTTATCGCATTGATACAGTGATGGGAGAAAAACACGATCTTCGTTATAAAATCCGTTTTATGCCGAAAAATAAAAGCTTTCAGCTCGTGGGAGGGTATATGGTGGTCAGTGATAATGTATGGAGTATCAGGGAGATGAGGTTCGCCGGACGCAATGAAATATTACGATTCAATAATTTGGTGCAAATGGGAAATGTGGGTGAGTCGGATGAGTTTCTTCCTGTACATTATGATGTAGATGCCTCTTTCCGTTTTTTGGGTAATTTGATAAATGGCAACTATACGGCAGTGCTTGATTATAAAAGCATACACCAGAGAAATCTCTCTCAGGCACGGGAGGGGAGAGAGAAAAAAAAATACGATTTATCAGATTCTTATACATTGCGCAGCGATACAAATGCTCTACTCCGTGATACTGCTTATTTTAATGAAATACGTCCTATTCCCTTGTCTTCTCATGAAGATACTTTATATCAGGATTTTTTTCTGCGGCGTGATACTCTTTTGGTGAAAAAAAAACCGAAGAACAAGAATCTGGAGTTTTGGGGGCAGGTTGGTGATGCGCTTATCAGCCGTTATACGGTGGATCTTGCAAAGATGGGAAGCGTGCGGTGTTCACCGTTGGTAAATCCGTTTTTGCTGAGTTATAGCGGAGGCGGTTTTTCATACCGGCAAGAGTTTAAGTATAATCGTTTGTTTAGGGGTGACCGTCTGCTGCGTGTTGTTCCCAGGATTGGCTATGATTTTAAAGAAAGGGAGTTCTATTGGCAGGTGGGTGTCGATTTTGATTATTGGCCCCGTAAGCGGGCAGCTCTGCATATTGATTTCGGTAACGGCAACCGTATTTATAGCAGTGATGTGCTGGATGACCTGAAAGCCATTCCTGACAGTCTTTTCGACTTCAATCAGATACATTTGGACTATTTCAAAGATTTGTACCTGAATGTTCGTCATAGCTGGGAGATTGTTAACGGTTTGACTGTGGAGGTCGGACTTTCTATGCACAGACGTACGGAAGTGGAACGTTCCAAGTTTGTTCCGAATTATCCAGTCATGCCACCAACGAAATCGACACTGACTTCTGATGGCGGATCTTTGTTCTTTCCTAATTTTGATCCTAATATCTTGAATAAGTTCCGTCATACATATAATAGTTTTGCACCTCGTGTCACCGTTTCATGGACTCCGGGGCAGTATTATTATATGAAAGGGAACCGTAAGGTGAACTTGCATTCTAAGTATCCCTCTATTTCTGTGGATTGGGAACGGGGCATAAGTGGAGTGTTTCATAGTAGTGGTTCGTATGAGCGAATAGAAGTGGATTTACAACATCAGATTCCTTTGGGATTGATGCGTGACCTTTACTGGCGTTTCGGCTGGGGGGCATTTACCAATCAAAAGGAACTTTATTTCGTGGATTTCGCTAACTTACGCCGTTCTAATCTGCCTATGGGATGGAATGATGACATCGGAGGAGTGTTTCAGTTACTCGATGGACGTTGGTATAATTCTTCCCGTAAATATTTGCGTGGACATCTCACTTATGAGGCTCCTTTCCTTTTGTTACGGCATTTGATGAAATATACTCAATATGTACTGAATGAACGTTTGTATCTGAATGCTTTGGCTGTTCCTCATTTGAAGCCTTACATTGAAGTTGGATATGGTATAGGTACACACGTCTTTGACTTTGGATTGTTTGCCAGTTTTGCCAATTGGAAATATCAGGAAATCGGTTGTAAGTTCACGTTCGAGCTGTTTAACAGATAA